The Zea mays cultivar B73 chromosome 7, Zm-B73-REFERENCE-NAM-5.0, whole genome shotgun sequence DNA segment ATCTTGAATAGTCGACAATGGCTACAATCAACATATAGTTGACGTggacacaccggacatgtccggtgagtagACCAGATATGTCTAGTTAGTGCATCGAACGTGTTCGGTGAGTGTGAAAAGAATCTAGTTTACTTCTAATGGCTAGTTTTGAACTTGGGACGATATATACCACCCCAACCAGCTTAGTTATAGGCCAGAGGAAATGTTTGGAATCTAGGTTATGTGCTTACCTTCCTAGCTTTTATATGGGCTATTAGATAGGTTTGGAACCTAGATTACATAATTCCTTACGGTAGGGATAAGAATATTTAGTCAAGACCGTATTTGCACATATGAAAGTTTTGTTTTGTTGCATAGGTTTTGCCTAGGAGAACATTGAGGCCATAATTTAGAGAGAAACTAGATTTCATATTTTATAATTCACCCCCTTAGGCATTAGTGttcccttcaattggtatcagagtgggTGGCTCAATTTATAACTTTTAGGTTTTAGCTTAGTCATTGTTAAACCGACGTAACAGTTGAGCATTATTTGTCAGTGAATTTACAAGGtagatcgcgggatcgagaagTGAAGGTAAATGCACAAGGAACACGAAGATTTAAGTAGATACAAACTCTCGATGCAAGATAATATCCTACGTCATGTATGCCAGTGACTTGTTTTGATTTGATCTATCCTCTTGAGACGCCTCGTTTCTTTTTATAGTCCAAGGAGGGGTGGTTATAAGAAGTTTATCTAGTGTCCTAAATAAGGTTCTATATATATTAGATGATGAGGATACGTATTCTTACTCCTGTCTATCTTTACATGGCATACTCGCCCCATGATTAACGGATTCCGTGGCTCCTGTTTAACATCCAACATGAGAAGGCCGGACATCGAATTGCAAGACAGAGCTCGACTAGGAGCTCCAGTTTGATTGCACTGATCGCCGGAGTTCAGTATTTACACAGTACAAGTGCAGGCGTTGGGCATGTAACCAAACGAGCTAGAGACTAGGTACACGAGCCAACACAGCCGGCTCAAGATTCATAAGGGACTCAACTTCTCAAGAGTATCATGGCATCAGTGcatggataaccactgtgccacagCAACAAGCTGCACCCGTCTACCAACATTAATACTCCTACAAGGGTAGATCTGGCTAGCAGAAGGGCTGATGGCCGCACAGGTCAGGAACATCTGAAGATGACTTGACATAACCAGAGCGCTCAAGGCACCATAATGCCCCTTGTGCGGCGTTCTCCCGTGCAGCTTTCTTCTTAGGTTTGGGGTCGCTGAAACACTCCATAATGGTGTTGACCAGTCCATCCAAGTGGACGGTCACCTTGCATGTGAATCTGCAGAATTTAAGAGGCATCAGTGATTCCTATTTCTAATCATAATAACCAGCTTATCATGGGCGGTTATGAATTATTTACTCTACGAAGAATCACAATCACACAAACAACACATGATGGCCTCTAACCAAATTCAATCACTTCAAGAATGCTACCATAGGACGCTACGAGTTACAGGTATGCATATACTGGTTCGAAAAGAGGACAAAAAATGCCCCATTGTGGTTTGCTGTAACTAGAAATTTCAGAAAATTTCACCCACTTTTTTCTTTGACCAATTATATTCATACTAACGAGGACTTGGTTGTTTTATCCTTAGGAACAATGCTGCTATATTCTCACCTTTGCTTGTTCTTTCAGCCATCTAGATTGGATAGATCTCTGTAGCGTTCACATGCCGGTCTATTTCTTGTGCTAAAAGACAGAAACTTGCAGATAGCCTGTACTCATGGAACTTCAGTTGATTTTCCAAGTTCAGGGTTACGCTTGTGTAGTGAGTTAATGCAGCAGCAGGAGCCGCAAAGCCTGCAGTCCCCAGCAAGTTGAGGTAGGCTAGAGTTAAAACCCAACATGAGCCCCTAGTCACGGTTCAAACACACTCATCTCCATCTTAGGCTATCTTCAGCAGATCCCTTATTCTATCCGCTATCTCAtcccctatttcaaacttcactctacaaACAGTATCATTTACAGTGCCGCGTCCCTATTTTACACTATCTACCGAAGACAGCCTAAGTAGCTAAGTTTTGCAAAAGGGCCTCTAGCCTAGCGGTTAAggacttccgagtagcacctccaagtcctgggttcgattcctatcgggagcgaattttcaggcttggttaaaaaaattccCTCGCTGTGCCTCATCCGCTCTCGGGTTACgatgtcctgtgcgccaccctccggttgggccgttgcagagtggacagTTGACGCCGACCCGTTAGTGACGGGGGGCAGGGTTCGGAGATTTTCTCGGTCGGGaccattgtttcggtctcttcttatatGGAATACCGGGAGGACGATCTTTCCCTCCCAGCCAAGTTTTTTTTAAGTAGCTAAGTTTTTACACGGGCTCGCCAAGCCTACACAACTCTCCTCCTTTCTCAGGAATTGGAACCTGCTACTATGCTGAAACCCCCATAGGCACCCTAACATAGGCAGAGTTTGTGGAGAGAGTTAATGCTGCTGGCTTATTATTCATTAGTTAGTCATGACACTGGCATTATCATGTTCCAGCATTGGCATAATATCTCTCAAAATTGAAATGTGCCATAAACAAATATTATGTATGATTCACCTTTTTGAAAAAAAATACAAATAAATATTGTATCACAGGATATTAAACTGATGTTATAGACATTTTGGTAACATAATGCACACCATGCTATAAATATTAGAAGTGCATGACATTTAGTTTAGTATTCATCAGTTAGTAGGGAAACTCACATTCTGTTATGCGGAGGTCCTTGTTCTTCAAAGTCAAATGATGGTTCTTTCCAGCCAGCTGCCTTGCATATTTTTGGCAGTCTCGAACTTGCTGATGTGTTACCTATATAACCACTGGATTTCAGTAAAACAATAGCTTATACGGAAAAAAAAAAGTCTAGATATTCAGTAAAACAATAGCTTATACGGAAAAATAAAAGAAGTCTAGATACTAGTCAAGGAAGAACCAAAGAGTACCGATGCATGTATACTCAAGTGTGTGCCATAGCACCTGGCCAACTTTCAAAAATGAATAAAATTAGCGCAAATATGGCCTGTTTGGTTCACAACTCCGGCGAGCCAAACCAAAACTTAGAAATGCCAAAACGTGGGCAATGCCAAAACTAGGCCAAATCTACGATGAGGGTTTGAGGCCATGCCAATTGTGTGCAAGGTAAATGTATGTATGAAGAAGAATGAGTGTTTGGACTAAGGCCATTATTAAATTATTTGAAACTTATGTGAAATTCGAGGTCCACATGTCATAAACATTCTTTTCAATCAAAATGTAGGCAAGTGGGATCTTGTTTTGTAGATTTAATTGCAATGAATATTATGTGCAGACAGATCCCAAAACtgagcgaaagggcctctagcgtaatggttaaggcttccgagtagcacctccaggtcctgggttcgatccccctcggggacgaatttctggcttggttaaaaaaatctccTCGTTGTGCCCTGCCCGCtcccgggttacgtcctgcgcgccaccctccggttgggccgttgcagagtgggcggtgacggcccgctagtgatggggggccagggttcggggattttctctGCCGGGACCATGTTtctgtctcttcttaatataataccgggaggacGGTCTTTCCCTCCTCGGCCGAGTTTTTTTCAGATCCCAAAACTGATGTTCGATTTAAAAGCAAATGCCATTTAAAATTTCATAATCACAAAAAACAAGAATTAGTGGAACCAAACTAGCCTCTAGCATTAGGGTTAAGGCTTCCAAGTAGCACCTCCAGGACCCAGATTCAATCCCCTTCGGGGGCAAATttcgggcttggttaaaaaaatccccttgcTGCGCCTCACCCACTCTCGGGGATCGATATCCTGCgcgccaccctccggttgggTCGTCGCAGAGTGGACAGTTGATCGGCCCATTAGTGATGGGGGATCagggttcgggggttttctcaGTCGGGACCatttttcggtctcttcttaatataatactggGAGGACGATCTTTCCCTCCCCAGCCGAGTTTTTTTTTAGTGGAACCAAACTCCTGACACATCAAACATGCACTGAACAGATGACCAAGCCCAACTCAGGCTACCATTTCCCTCGCCAAGAGATGCCCCACTGGGCATGCCCAAAAATTATTTGATGCCACCAACGTTTGACCTTGAAGCAAATGCTGGCTAATGTTTGTTGGTTTGGACAAATATTGGCTTGGTTTGCTAGGGCTCACATCCAAACAAGCCCATAAAGACTAATCATGTCAGTTGTCGTTTAGTACGTAACCAAATTGAAAAGATATATTAATGCAACCTTTCGCTTGACCAAAGTTCTGTACTGCACAACTAGTGAGCGCATCCATGGGATCCTTGTCAGTAGAATATTCAACTGGGAGACCATCAGGCACTTTGTTCTCCGGGTCAAAGACTTCAATTTCCCGTTCTGGTTGGACAATGGACCCTGAAAATTCAGTCTTTCTGCGCTTGACTAACAAATCCTATAAAGAAGGAAACTGACACCATCAGAATACAAACACAGATTTAATCTGCAGAGAGAGAAATTAAACCTCAAGCATGTGGCAGTGAATTCAAAAGAAGGATGAGAAAAATGGATGCAAGAGATTTTTGCCAACTTTTACATTTCCATCTTCTAACTTCACTTTCTCCTTGACTGGCACGGCACTGGCCTTATGCTTCCTGGGAGACTCCATAACCACTAAATGGAGAGTAGCCCTGACAAGTTAAATTGCCACTAGTTAGCTATATGTTTCTGTCACAACGTAAGTATCCAATATAGTGAAGTTCAGTGAGAAAAATATGTAATTCATTAATGTTAGTGGGAGTGTGggattgaaaccctaaccctaactagggttgggAGATATATTTATAATATTAGTTGGGCCTAAGCCCATTACACAAATACAACCCATTACAATAGGCATTACACAATAGCTCTAACACCCCCGCAGTCGAAACTCTAGccacagcaaatgttgagactagGCCGAAACTCCTCAAACACTGATGTAGGgagacccttggtgaagatgtcggtgaACTAATGGGACTTGAA contains these protein-coding regions:
- the LOC100192817 gene encoding Double-stranded RNA binding motif protein family, giving the protein MESPRKHKASAVPVKEKVKLEDGNDLLVKRRKTEFSGSIVQPEREIEVFDPENKVPDGLPVEYSTDKDPMDALTSCAVQNFGQAKGNTSASSRLPKICKAAGWKEPSFDFEEQGPPHNRIFTCKVTVHLDGLVNTIMECFSDPKPKKKAARENAAQGALWCLERSGYVKSSSDVPDLCGHQPFC